From the Actinopolymorpha singaporensis genome, the window GTGGGCAAGATGGCCTGCCGGAGCCGCCCGCCGGAGTTCCGGACGACGACCTGCACCACACCGCCAGCTCCCTGCACTCTGCCGCGCTGCGGCTGCTTCGGGTCGCCCGCACGGCCGACGCCGAGATGGACCTGGACGGCCCGCGCGCCTCTCTGCTGTCGGTCCTGGTGTTCGCCGGCCCTCGATCGGTGGGAACGCTGGCGCGGATCGAACAGGTGTCCGCACCCGCGATCACCAAGTCGGTCACCGCGCTGGAAGGCCTCGGACTGGTCGAGCGTACGCCGGACCCGGGGGACCGGCGGGTGGTTCTGGTCGCGGCCACGCCGGCCGGCCGGCGACTGCTGGAACGAGGCCGGGCCGCGCGGGTGCGTGCCGTCGCCGGCCTGTTGTCCGGCCTGTCCGAACGGGACCTCGCCACCCTGCGCCGCGCTGCCACGCTGGTCGGCCGCCGACTCGCCGCTGACGTCCCTCCCGACGAGGGGGCCTGAACGCTGCGCCCTACGCCGACAGGCCGCCGTCGACGACGTAGGTCGCGCCGGTGACGTAGGAGGCCTCGTCGCTGCCGAGGAACAGGATGACCTGGCCGATCTCCGGTGGGTCCGCCTGGCGCCGGAGCAGGGTCGGCGTCTGGCGCCGGAGTTGTTCGCGCGCCTGGTCCGGCGTCTCCCCGGTGGCCTGCACCCGGCGCCGTACGTGGAAGTCGGTCAGCGTCGGGCCAGGGCAGACGGCGTTGACACGGATGCCGTCCGCGGCGTGGTCGTGCGCCATCGCGCGGGTCATGGCCAGCAGGCCCGCCTTCGTCGCGTCGTACTGTGCCATTCCCGGGCGGCCGGCCAGTGCGTTGGCGGAGGAGACGTTGACGATGCTGCCGCCGCCGCGGCGGGCCATCTCGGGCACCGCGAACTTCGCGCAGTACGCCGCCTGCAGGAGGTTGCCGCGGACGATGTAGTCCCACGAGGCCGGGTCGGCCTCGGTCACCGGACCCCAGACCCGCACCCCGGCGACGTTGGCGAGTACGTCGAGGCCGCCGAACGCGCCGACGGTCTCCTCGACCGCGCGCCGTGCCTCCGCCTCCTCATCCAGCCGCGCCGCCACGGCCAGTGCCCGGCGGCCCTCCGGGTCGATCTCCTCGGCCGCCTGCTTCGCGGCGGCTTCGTCGACGTCGACGACCGCGACCGAAGCGCCCTGTTCGGCGAACAGCCGTGCGGTCGCCGCACCGATTCCCCCGCCGCCCCCGGTCACCAGAACGACCTTTCCCTCCACCCGGCCGGATGCGTTCCCTAATGCGGTCCCGGAAATGTTCATGGTGATCATCCTTGCCGAGGTGAACCGAACGGGTCCAGCGTGCCGACCGGCCGAAACCGTCCACGTCGTACGAGCGGACGCGGTCGCCCTGTCCACGACGAGAGTCGCGCGGAAGGCCCTCGTGGAAACTGCGCGTACCCGGGTCCGAGAGCCTCGGGAAAAGGGGTACCAACGATCTTCTCGCGCGGGGTTTCTGCGGCCCGTGTCACGGAATTCGGGATGACAGAACGCTCACCATCCCTCATGTGAGACCAGGCTCATGAACAAACGATGGCCACCGGAATTCATCCGGTGGCCACCGAGAGTTGGGGAGGACGCGACGGCGCCTACTGCTCTGGATGGAGCCGAAGGCGCCGTCGCACCCGACATGTCACGACGATGCCTCAGCGGGGAAGGTCGAACTTTCCGGCCTTGACGTCGCCGACGAACGCGGCCCAAGCCTCCGGAGAGACGGCGAGCACGCCGCGATTCCGGTTCTTGGTGTCGCGAACGCCCACGCAGGCGGCCGATGTGCCGACCTCCACGCAGTTGCCACCGTTGTTGGAGTAGCTGGCCTTCTTCCAGCCGCTGAACTGCTCGCTCACGATGAGATCCTTTCCATTTCTGCTGCCGCCTCGGAGAGAAGAACGGCACTGTCCTCGGTTGACAGCGCCGCCTTCTGGAGGCGCTCCCACAGGGTTTCATATTGTCCGACCTCGTTCGCTTCCATGAGAACGACATCGGCCGTCAATGTGTCCACGGCCGCCACAACGGGGTCCTTACGGTCTTCGAATGTGTAAAGACTGAAAGGGCCCCTCGGGACCATGTAGCCCTGCACTTTCGCAGAAACGGGGAGCACCCGGAGACTGACACGCCGTCGGGATCCGACCGAGGCGAGATAGTGCAACTGCGAGGCGAGAATCTCCGGTGGAGCGGAAAAGCCACGGGCCACCACCTCGTGAATGATGACTTCGTAACTCAGCGGACCGTCGGGGTCCCACAACATCGTCTGCCGGCCCGACCGTGCGCGCAGAACCGCTTCCGACGTGGTGGGTATCGATCCCACCAGGGTCAGGTCGTCGGTCTCGCACACCGACTGCGTGTAGGCCTCGATCTGCAGCAGGCCGGGGACGATCGTGCTCTGGTACTCCCGGATCGTCTGGGCGCCGGACTCGAAGTCGGCGTAGGTGGCCTGCCGCCGGTCCATCGGCTGCGACGTCCACCAGCCGTGGACCGCCGCCGTCCGGGACAGCTCGACGAGTTCGGCGCGGTCGTCGCCGGTGACGTCGAGCGCGTCGGCGATCTGCCGGATCACGATCTCGTCCGGCCTGCCCTGGCCGTTCTCCAGCCGGCTGATCTTCGCCGCCGAGACACCGATCTCGGCGCCGAGCTTGGCGTGGGTCAGCTTCGCGCGTTCGCGTTGCTCGCGTAGCTCCCTGCCGAGCCGGTGCCGACGCACCATCGGACTGCTTCTCACCCGTGCTCCCTGTCGCCGATGCGTACCCGGGCGCCGTGGTTGGGGCCCTGGGGTAACTTCCCGCCCTGTACGGAGTGTCACCACTTTTTACAGAACGTCGCCAAATGAGGTTTGGATCATAGGCGGCGGAGCATCATCAATCCTGCCGAATGATGCAGATTCGGCGAGAACCCGAGTTCCGGTGGGGAGGCATGATGATCGGAACGACCTGGCGGGACCAGCACCGGGCCATCACCGCCCGGCTCGCGCCGTGCACCGCGGCCGCGGGCCGGATCGCCGCCGAACTGGCCGACCGCTTCGTACCCCTGGGGATCGACGCCGCTCCGTTGTGGGACGAGCGCCGAGGCCGCTGGGGCGTACGAGTCGTCGAACCCGCCAACGGCGGCCAACTTCACATGCACGTCTGGCTGGACGACGACCACTGGACCTGGGTCCCCGGGTGCGCGTGGTCGGCCGCGGCCGACGACTACGACCGCGTGGTTCGCTTCGTGCTGACCTGGGTCACCGAACACCGGGTGGTCGTGTGATGGCCACCTTCGAGCTCCCGCCGCGTCGACTGGCTCGACCCCCGAAGTCCTTGGCGCGGCGGGCTTCCAGACTGGCCGGCCCGGGGACGTCCCCGGCCCATTCCCTGCGTTCTCGGGTCGGCCGCACCATCTCGGCGGGTACGCCCGGCACCGCCACGACCGTGCGGGACGTACTCCGCGAACGCGCCATCGCCCGCGACCTCGGCCCCGAGGCCGTCGACGCCCTCGCTCGCGACATGGTCATCCGGCACACCCCGGAGCGCTCGGGTCTCGGCCTGCGGCGCTGGCGCGGTCTGCCCGTGCCCACGCTGCGCAGGCCGGTGTGTGCCGACTGCGCCGGGGTGTGGCCCTGCGCGCACGTGCGCTGGGCCGAACGCCGTACCACCAACACCAGCAAGACCAGCAACACCACCGACATCGCCACCACCGGGCGAACACCGCGCCGCCGTTCCGGCACCAAGACGGCCGGGACGTCGCCGGCCCCCACGAACCCCCCGCTCGCCCCGTCCACTAACAAAATCCTGATTAGGGACGGGCGGGGTCGGAAAGAAGAAGTAAGTCCCCGGGCGAACGACTTTGGCAGAAGTGACGCCCGGAAAACCCCCTGATGAGAGGACGTTAAGCCATGCAGGCTTTCACCGCCACCCCCGGCAACGGTTCCAGCTCCGCCGACGAGACCCTCTTCGGCAGCACGGGTGTCCAGCGTGACCAGCTCACTGGTGAGCGGCTGGGCGACCCCCGGGCCTGAGCCCCCGAAGGACGGGCCCTCGGACAACGGCGTCCGGGGGCCCGCCCCTGGCCCTGCACGGGGAGGGCCAGGGGCAACTTCACGTTCGGGAAGACGTATGAACGCGCTCTCTCAGCTCTACGAGACCAACCCTGAGTTCTTCTCCTACTGCCTCGACGCGTTGTTCGTCCTGGCCGTGGGCTACATGGTGTCCTGCCACCTGCACCCGGACGTCGACTGCCGCAAGTGCAAGGGCACCGGCAAGCACCGGAGCTTCGTCTACAAGCGCGCCCGCCGCCAGTGTCATCACTGCGGGGGAACGGGCAGAACCCGCCGCTTCTTCGCCTGGGCGACGGACATCGGCCAGCCGCGCCTGCGCGCGCCTCGCTGGCACAAGGCGAAACGCCACGTCTAGGGTCGATCCGCAGACACGCCCTGGTCCTCGGGCCGAAACGGCAGGTCTGGTCCTCGCGGGCAGGCCCCAGGGTCTGCCCCGCTTCGCAGGGCAGACCCTAGGATCGCCGGGTGACCAGTGCCGAGCTCGATCCCGAAGACGCCAAGATCATCACCTTGGCCCGCTCCACCAGAGCGCGCACCGGCGCGGCCGAAGGCGCCGGCGTACGCGACACCACCGGCCGCACCTACACCGCCGCCACGGTGGATCTTCCCTCCCTGCGACTGTCCGCCCTCCGGCTCGCGGTGGCGATGGCAGTGTCCAGCGGCGCTGACGGCCTGGAAGCGGCGGCCGTGATCACCGAGGCGGGTGAGGCCGCGGCGGAGGACGTCGCCGCCGTCGCCGACCTGGCCGGCGCCGGCGTCCCGGTCCTGGTCGCCGGGCCGGACGGGACCGTCCGGACGGTCGCCCACAGCGGATAGGGGACAATCGGCCGGGTGAGCGAGGCTACGACGCAGTTCCGGAGCGGGTTCGCCTGTCTGGTCGGACGACCCAACACCGGCAAGTCCACGTTGACGAACGCCCTGGTCGGTCGCAAGGTGGCCATCGCGTCGTCCCGTCCGCAGACGACCCGGCACACGGTGCGCGGGATCGTCAACCGGCCCGACGCCCAGCTGGTCCTGGTCGACACCCCGGGGCTGCACAAACCGCGGACCCTGCTCGGTGAGCGGCTGAACGCCCTCGTCCTCAGCACCCTCGGCGAGGTCGACGCGGTGGGGGTGTGCCTGCCGGCCGACGAGCGCATCGGGCCCGGCGACCGCTTCCTGGTCAACGAGATCGCGAAGGTACGCCGGCGGCCCACGGTGGCGATCGTCACCAAGTCCGACCTCGTCGACCCCAACCGGATGGTCGAACACCTCACGGCGGTCGCGGCGATGACCAAGGACACCGGCGTCGAGTGGGACGACATCATCCCGGTCTCGGCGCAGGACGGCACCCGGGTCGGCAAACTCGCCGACCTGCTCGTCGGCAAGCTGCCGCCGGGCCCGCCGCTCTACCCCGAGGGTGAGCTCACCGACGAGCCCGAGGAGGTCCTCGTCGCCGAACTCATCCGCGAGGCCGTCCTCGAGGGGGTCCGCGACGAACTGCCCCACTCCGTGGCCGTGCTGGTGGAGGAGATGGGGTTGCGCGAGGGCCGCCCGCAGGATCGTCCGCTGCTCGACATCTACGCCCACCTGTTCGTCGAACGCCCCAGCCAGAAGGCGATCGTCATCGGCGCCAAGGGGCGCCGCCTGGTGGAGGTGGGCACCACGGCCCGCAGGCAGATCGAGACGCTGCTGGGTACGCCGGTCTACCTCGACCTGCGGGTCAAGGTCGCCAAGGACTGGCAGCGCGATCCCAAGCAGCTGCGCCGGCTCGGTTTCTGAGCAGGAATCAAGAAGCGCCCGCGTTCTTGCCCCGGCTAGCTTGGCCGTCGAGGAACTGGACGCCGTACCAATGGAGATCTGATGAGCAAGACCCCGAAGCCGGCCGCGCAGCCGCCCGTGCCGCACCTCGCCGACAGCCACGACCTGATCCGCGTGCAGGGTGCACGTGAGAACAACCTCAAGGACGTGAGCGTCGAGCTCCCGAAGCGCCGGCTGACCGTCTTCACCGGGGTCTCCGGATCGGGCAAGAGCTCGCTGGTGTTCGCCACGATCGCGGCCGAGTCGCAGCGGATGATCAACGAGACCTACAGCGCGTTCCTGCAGGGGTTCATGCCGACGCTGGCCCGGCCGGAGGTCGACCTGCTCGACGGGCTGACGACGGCGATCATCGTGGACCAGGAGCGGATGGGTGCCGACCCGCGTTCCACGGTGGGGACGGCCACCGACGCGAACGCCATGCTGCGCATCCTCTTCAGCCGGATCGGGAAGCCGCACATCGGCTCGCCGCAGGCGTTCTCCTTCAACGTCCCGACCAGGGTCGCGAGCGGGGTGATGAAGACCGAGAAGGGGCAGGGTGAGAAGAAGTCGGTGGTACGCAACGCCGTCTACCAGGGCGGTATGTGCCCGCGCTGTGAGGGCATGGGCAACGTCAGCGACATCGACCTGACCGCGTTGTACGACGAGAACAAGTCGCTCAACGAGGGCGCGCTCACCATCCCCGGCTACAGCATGGACGGGTGGTACGGCCGGATCTTCCGGGGCTGCGGCTACTTCGACCCGGACAAGCCGATCCGTAAGTTCACCAAGAAGGAACTCAACGACCTCCTCTATCGGGAGCCGACGAAGATCAAGGTCGACGGCATCAACCTGACGTACGCCGGACTGGTCCCGCAGATCCAGAAGTCCTTCCTGTCCAAGGATGTCGACTCCCTCCAGCCGCACATCCGCGCCTTCGTGGAGCGTGCGGTGACCTTCGCGGTGTGCCCGGAGTGCGGAGGCACCCGGCTGAGCAAGGAGGCGCGGTCGGCGAAGATCAAGGGGAAGAACATCGCCGACCTGTGCGCCATGCAGATCAGCGACCTGGCCGACTGGATACGCGATCTCGACGAGCCGTCGGTGGCACCGCTGCTCGCCGGGCTGCGGCACCTGCTGGACTCGTTCTCCCGGATCGGGCTGGGCTACCTGTCCCTGGACCGGCCGGCCGGGACGCTGTCCGGGGGAGAGGCGCAGCGGACGAAGATGATCCGCCACCTCGGGTCCTCCCTCACCGACGTCACCTACGTCTTCGACGAGCCCACCATCGGGCTGCACCCGCACGACATCGCGCGGATGAACGAACTCCTGCTGCAGCTGCGGGACAAGGGCAACACCGTGCTGGTGGTGGAGCACAAGCCGGAGACGATCGCGATCGCCGACCACGTCGTCGACCTCGGTCCCGGCGCAGGCGCCGACGGCGGCACCGTCTGCTTCGAGGGCACCGTCGAGGGCCTGCGGGCCAGCGACACCGTCACCGGCCGCCACCTCGACGACCGGGCGAGCCTGAAGCCGTCGGTGCGTACGCCCGCGGGTGCGCTGGAGGTCCGCGGCGCGTCCACACACAACCTGCGGAAGGTGAACGTCGACATTCCGCTCGGGGTGCTCTGCGTGGTCACCGGCGTCGCCGGCTCGGGCAAGAGCTCCCTGATCCACGGCTCGGTCGCCGGCCGCGACGGCGTGGTGGTGATCGACCAGCGCGGGATCCGGGGTTCCCGGCGGAGCAACCCGGCGACCTACACCGGCCTGCTCGACCCGATCCGCAAGGCGTTCGCCAAGGCCAACGGCGTGAAGCCCGCGCTGTTCAGCGCCAACTCCGAGGGTGCCTGCCCGGCCTGCAAGGGCGCGGGGGTGATCTACACCGACCTGGGTGTGATGGCCACGGTCGAGTCGCCCTGTGAGGAGTGCGAGGGCAGGAGGTTCCAGGCGTCGGTGCTGGACTACACCCTGGCCGGCCGGAACATCGCCGAGGTGCTGGCGATGTCGGTCGCCGAGGCCGAGGAGTTCTTCGGCGAGGGTGAGGCGAGTACGCCGGCCGCACACAAGATCCTGAACCGGCTGGCCGACGTCGGGCTCGGCTACCTCCACCTGGGCCAGCCGCTCACCACCCTGTCCGGCGGCGAGCGGCAGCGGCTCAAGCTCGCGACCGCGATGGCCGAGAAGGGCGACGTCTACGTCCTGGACGAGCCGACCACCGGCCTGCACCTCGCCGACGTCGAGCAGCTGCTGGCACTGCTGGACCGGCTGGTCGACTCGGGAAAGTCGGTCGTCGTCATCGAGCACCACCAGGCGGTGATGGCGCACGCCGACTGGATCATCGACCTCGGGCCTGGTGCGGGGCACGACGGTGGGCGGGTTGTCTTCGAGGGCACCCCCGCCGACCTGGTGGCCGCCCGTTCCACCCTCACCGGCGAGCACCTCGCGGCCTACGTCGGCGCCTGAGACAGCGCGGACGGGCGAACACCGGGGCCCGTCCGGGCGTACGTCATCGTGGCGTACGCCCGGACGGGACCCTCACACCGCCCGCTGCCAGCCGAGGTGGCGGGTGACGATGCGGTATCCGAGCGCCTCGTTGACGCCGATCATGTGGGCGTTGGACTCGGCGTTCCAGGTGTCCAGCCAGCGGACCGACGGCTCGGCGGCCCGCAGCCAGGTGACCATGTCGGCCTTCAGCAGCATGCCGAGCCGGTGGCCGCGGTGGGCCCCGAGGACGGCGGTGTCCCACTGCCAGGCCCAGTCGGGCAACTCGGCCGGTACGCCGACCATCGTGTGGCCGGCCAGGGGCCCGTCGGTGCCCCGCCGGGCGATCACGCGGTAGAGCTTGTTGCCCGCGGCCTCCTGCGCGGCCTCGAACCCCCGCACCCGCTTGGCGTCGAACACCTCGTCCTCGATGTCGAGGTCGTCGGTGGGCGCGTCGTTGATCGCTGCCGCCATCTCCGCCACCTCGTCCACCAGGTCGTCCGGGACCGGGCCGTCCATCCGGATCAGCGTGTAGTCGCGGGCGGCCTCCGCGGCGCGCGCCCGCAGCTCCTCGACCCGGGCCGGGTCGACCTCGGTGAGGTCCTGGCGCCGCTGCACCTCCACGCTGGCCTGGGCAAAGCCCATCGCGGCGGCGAACGCGGCCGGTGCCTCGGCGTCCAGTGTGCCGCCCATCGCGAGCCGTCGGCCGCTCGCGCGGACCCGGGCCAGGCCCTCCTCCGCCAGCGCGCGGCCGCGCCCTTCGCGGCGTTTGTCCGGATGGACCGACACGCCGACGTACGCCATGTGCGTGTTGTCGCGCTGGGAGAAGTGGAGGTCGAGGGTGCCGGCGACCTGCCCGTCCTCGACCAGCAGCCACTTCTCGCCCGGCTCGCCGTCCCAGCCGTACCGCAGCGAGGCGACCAGGCCGCGCTCGGTGTGCGGCGGGTCCCACGGGGTGTCGGCGGCGCGGCCGGCCTGGAGGAACGTCATCGTGGCGGCGACGGCGGCCCCGTCGTCGGGGTCGAGGCGCTGGAGTTTCATACCGCCCAGGGTGCGGGCGGGAGCGGCGCCGGGCAACCGGATTTCGCCGAGTGGGGGAGGGGGCTTGCCGGGCCCGCGGCGTACACGGCTAAGCTGACCAACCTATGTGGTACGCAGGTCTCCTCCTTCGCTGCCGCGGCGGGGCCCTCTAGGCCGGGCTCCTCGTCGCGGTGCTGCATGACGTCCCGGCCGGTCGAAGCGTCATCCCGCCACCCAGATCGAGGGACCTTTTCCGATGCCACATCGTCAGCGGCCGAGCCGCATGCCCTTCCACCGCTACTCCGCGTTCCCGCCGGTCGACCTGCCCGACCGCACCTGGCCGAACGCCCGGATCACCCGGGCGCCCCGGTGGCTCACCACCGACCTGCGCGACGGCAACCAGGCGCTGATCGACCCGATGAGCCCGGCCCGCAAGCGCCGGATGTTCGACCTGCTGGTCCGGATGGGCTACAAGGAGATCGAGGTCGGCTTCCCGTCGGCCAGCCAGACCGACTTCGACTTCGTGCGCGCCATCATCGACGAGGGGCTCGTCCCCGACGACGTGACGATCTCGGTGCTGACCCAGGCCCGTGAGGATCTGATCGAGCGCACCGCCCAGTCGCTGGTCGGTGCCAAGCGCGCCACCATCCACCTCTACGCCGCCACCGCCCCGATGTTCCGCCGCGTGGTCTTCGGCGTCGACCGGGACGAGTGCAGGGCGATCGCCGTGCAGGGCACCGAGTGGGTGATGAAGTACGCCGAACAGCTGCTGGGCGACACCGACTTCGGCTTCGAGTACAGCCCTGAGATCTTCGTCGACACCGAACTCGACTTCGCCCTGGAGGTGTGCGAGGCGGTGATGGACGTGTGGCAGCCCGGGCCCGGCCGGGAGATCATCCTCAACCTGCCGTGCACCGTCGAGCGCTCGACGCCCAACGTCTACGCCGACCAGATCGAGTGGATGAGCCGCAACCTGTCCCGTCGTGAGCACGTGTGCCTGTCGGTGCACACCCACAACGACCGGGGTACGGCGGTGGCCGACGCGGAGCTGGCCGTCCTGGCCGGGGCGGACCGGATCGAGGGCTGCCTGTTCGGCAACGGCGAACGCACCGGCAACGTCTGCCTGGTCACGCTGGGGATGAACCTCTTCTCCCAGGGCATCGACCCGCAGATCGACTTCTCCGACATCGACGAGATCCGGCGCACGGTGGAGTACTGCAACCAGCTGCCGGTACACCCTCGCCACCCCTACGCCGGCGACCTGGTCTACACCGCGTTCTC encodes:
- a CDS encoding helix-turn-helix domain-containing protein, with the translated sequence MRSSPMVRRHRLGRELREQRERAKLTHAKLGAEIGVSAAKISRLENGQGRPDEIVIRQIADALDVTGDDRAELVELSRTAAVHGWWTSQPMDRRQATYADFESGAQTIREYQSTIVPGLLQIEAYTQSVCETDDLTLVGSIPTTSEAVLRARSGRQTMLWDPDGPLSYEVIIHEVVARGFSAPPEILASQLHYLASVGSRRRVSLRVLPVSAKVQGYMVPRGPFSLYTFEDRKDPVVAAVDTLTADVVLMEANEVGQYETLWERLQKAALSTEDSAVLLSEAAAEMERISS
- a CDS encoding SDR family NAD(P)-dependent oxidoreductase yields the protein MNISGTALGNASGRVEGKVVLVTGGGGGIGAATARLFAEQGASVAVVDVDEAAAKQAAEEIDPEGRRALAVAARLDEEAEARRAVEETVGAFGGLDVLANVAGVRVWGPVTEADPASWDYIVRGNLLQAAYCAKFAVPEMARRGGGSIVNVSSANALAGRPGMAQYDATKAGLLAMTRAMAHDHAADGIRVNAVCPGPTLTDFHVRRRVQATGETPDQAREQLRRQTPTLLRRQADPPEIGQVILFLGSDEASYVTGATYVVDGGLSA
- the leuA gene encoding 2-isopropylmalate synthase → MPHRQRPSRMPFHRYSAFPPVDLPDRTWPNARITRAPRWLTTDLRDGNQALIDPMSPARKRRMFDLLVRMGYKEIEVGFPSASQTDFDFVRAIIDEGLVPDDVTISVLTQAREDLIERTAQSLVGAKRATIHLYAATAPMFRRVVFGVDRDECRAIAVQGTEWVMKYAEQLLGDTDFGFEYSPEIFVDTELDFALEVCEAVMDVWQPGPGREIILNLPCTVERSTPNVYADQIEWMSRNLSRREHVCLSVHTHNDRGTAVADAELAVLAGADRIEGCLFGNGERTGNVCLVTLGMNLFSQGIDPQIDFSDIDEIRRTVEYCNQLPVHPRHPYAGDLVYTAFSGSHQDAIKKGLEALDKAAAKAGVPVDEYPWEAPYLPIDPKDVGRSYEAVIRVNSQSGKGGVAYVLKAEHHLDLPRRLQIEFSKVVQAYTDEEGGEVPSAQIWEIFEREYLRTDGPFTLHTVHTSAADGARDALTVTVEHRGRQRVLSGEGNGPIAAFVDAIKQVDVEVRVLDYSEHALGVGGDATAAAYVECEVGDGVYWGVGMDANILSASLKAVLSAVNRALR
- the era gene encoding GTPase Era; the protein is MSEATTQFRSGFACLVGRPNTGKSTLTNALVGRKVAIASSRPQTTRHTVRGIVNRPDAQLVLVDTPGLHKPRTLLGERLNALVLSTLGEVDAVGVCLPADERIGPGDRFLVNEIAKVRRRPTVAIVTKSDLVDPNRMVEHLTAVAAMTKDTGVEWDDIIPVSAQDGTRVGKLADLLVGKLPPGPPLYPEGELTDEPEEVLVAELIREAVLEGVRDELPHSVAVLVEEMGLREGRPQDRPLLDIYAHLFVERPSQKAIVIGAKGRRLVEVGTTARRQIETLLGTPVYLDLRVKVAKDWQRDPKQLRRLGF
- a CDS encoding ATP-binding cassette domain-containing protein; translation: MSKTPKPAAQPPVPHLADSHDLIRVQGARENNLKDVSVELPKRRLTVFTGVSGSGKSSLVFATIAAESQRMINETYSAFLQGFMPTLARPEVDLLDGLTTAIIVDQERMGADPRSTVGTATDANAMLRILFSRIGKPHIGSPQAFSFNVPTRVASGVMKTEKGQGEKKSVVRNAVYQGGMCPRCEGMGNVSDIDLTALYDENKSLNEGALTIPGYSMDGWYGRIFRGCGYFDPDKPIRKFTKKELNDLLYREPTKIKVDGINLTYAGLVPQIQKSFLSKDVDSLQPHIRAFVERAVTFAVCPECGGTRLSKEARSAKIKGKNIADLCAMQISDLADWIRDLDEPSVAPLLAGLRHLLDSFSRIGLGYLSLDRPAGTLSGGEAQRTKMIRHLGSSLTDVTYVFDEPTIGLHPHDIARMNELLLQLRDKGNTVLVVEHKPETIAIADHVVDLGPGAGADGGTVCFEGTVEGLRASDTVTGRHLDDRASLKPSVRTPAGALEVRGASTHNLRKVNVDIPLGVLCVVTGVAGSGKSSLIHGSVAGRDGVVVIDQRGIRGSRRSNPATYTGLLDPIRKAFAKANGVKPALFSANSEGACPACKGAGVIYTDLGVMATVESPCEECEGRRFQASVLDYTLAGRNIAEVLAMSVAEAEEFFGEGEASTPAAHKILNRLADVGLGYLHLGQPLTTLSGGERQRLKLATAMAEKGDVYVLDEPTTGLHLADVEQLLALLDRLVDSGKSVVVIEHHQAVMAHADWIIDLGPGAGHDGGRVVFEGTPADLVAARSTLTGEHLAAYVGA
- a CDS encoding cytidine deaminase, whose protein sequence is MTSAELDPEDAKIITLARSTRARTGAAEGAGVRDTTGRTYTAATVDLPSLRLSALRLAVAMAVSSGADGLEAAAVITEAGEAAAEDVAAVADLAGAGVPVLVAGPDGTVRTVAHSG
- a CDS encoding DUF397 domain-containing protein, with product MSEQFSGWKKASYSNNGGNCVEVGTSAACVGVRDTKNRNRGVLAVSPEAWAAFVGDVKAGKFDLPR
- a CDS encoding GNAT family N-acetyltransferase; amino-acid sequence: MKLQRLDPDDGAAVAATMTFLQAGRAADTPWDPPHTERGLVASLRYGWDGEPGEKWLLVEDGQVAGTLDLHFSQRDNTHMAYVGVSVHPDKRREGRGRALAEEGLARVRASGRRLAMGGTLDAEAPAAFAAAMGFAQASVEVQRRQDLTEVDPARVEELRARAAEAARDYTLIRMDGPVPDDLVDEVAEMAAAINDAPTDDLDIEDEVFDAKRVRGFEAAQEAAGNKLYRVIARRGTDGPLAGHTMVGVPAELPDWAWQWDTAVLGAHRGHRLGMLLKADMVTWLRAAEPSVRWLDTWNAESNAHMIGVNEALGYRIVTRHLGWQRAV
- a CDS encoding MarR family winged helix-turn-helix transcriptional regulator, coding for MVKQRGQDGLPEPPAGVPDDDLHHTASSLHSAALRLLRVARTADAEMDLDGPRASLLSVLVFAGPRSVGTLARIEQVSAPAITKSVTALEGLGLVERTPDPGDRRVVLVAATPAGRRLLERGRAARVRAVAGLLSGLSERDLATLRRAATLVGRRLAADVPPDEGA